The Hymenobacter sp. DG25A nucleotide sequence ACCCCAGTGTCCCTGCAGCGGCAGATTGCGGAGGAAGGCCACACGTTTTTGCTGCTGTATGCTGATGGCCATCCGGCCGGCTACGCCTCGTTTTCACGCCAGCCCACGCACGAGGCCCTGTACAAGCTGCACAAGATTTACCTGCTTCCCTCCCACCAGGGCCAGGGGCTGGGCCACCACCTCATTCAGGCCGTAGAAGAAGCCACCAGCCAGCTGGGAGGCCACACGCTGGAGCTGAACGTGAACCGCTACAACCCCGCCATTGCCTTCTATGAGCGGCAGGGCTTCCAGCGCCATCAGGAGGTAGACATTCCTATCGGCCCCTACTGGATGCACGACTACGTCATGCGCAAAGAGCTGCGCTAACAGATTGCGTGGCTACCGTGGGATACCAGGCGACATGTGCCGGTTTATGCTGGCAGGACCATCCTCACCCACCGCGCTCAGTACGCTTCCTACTTCATTTCTCAACCAAGTCATCCTTTTACAACCTACTTCATGGCCACTAAAATCACCGTCCTCAGCAATGGCTCTCTCCGCGTAGAGGGCGAATTTGAAATTGTAGATGCCCAGGGCAAGACCTATGGTCTGGCAGGCCGCGAGCGGGTGAGCATCTGCCGCTGCGGGCTTTCCAAAAACAAGCCGTTCTGCGACGGCTCCCACAAAGGGCACTTCGAGCACAATGCCGAAGCCTTCGACCTGCCCGCTCCTAAAGTGTAGCGCAGCAAACCAACAGTATTAAAAAAGCCCCGGCGTAGCTACGCCGGGGCTTTTTTTTGATGATTTCCGGAGCAGATCTACGCGCCCTGAAACAGGGAATCAACCAGCGCTACATACTCCTGGCGGGCATCGTCCTGGCTTTTTCCGTTGAGGTTGGCCCAGGCATCGTACTTGGCAATGGCTTTGAAATCGAAGCCGCCGGGCCGGTCGCCCTGCACGTCGCCTTCGGTGGCTTGCTTGTAAAGCGCATAGAGCTGGAGCAGCACCGTGTTGGAGGGTTTGCTGGGCAATTGCTGGGCGCGTTGGGCCGCCGCTTCAAATTCTTCCTGAGTTGCCATAAAAACGGGATTTAAGAGGGAAAATACGCTATACTCGTGGTGAGCAAGATACTTATCCTGCCGGAATTTATGCTGCATGCAGCATGACTTGACTTCTTTCTTTTCACTCAGTCCTTCTATGCGTCGTCCTTTACTTGTGCTTGCTTTCACCGCCGGCTCTTTGCTGAGCAGTTTCTCGGCTCAGGCCCAAAAAACTTATGTGCACTGCGGCCGCCTGCTAGATATGCGCAGCCAGCGCGCCCAAACCAGCATGACGGTAGTAGTGGAGAAAGGCCGCATTGTGGCCGTTACCCCAGGCTACCAATCGGGCGGGGCCACGGACAAAGTCATCGACTTAAAAAATAAAACCGTGCTGCCGGGGCTGATTGACTGCCACGTGCACCTGGAGGGCGAAACCAGCAAGGATAACTTCCTGAAGGAGTTTACCGAAAACCCCGCCGACGTAGCCTTTGCCTCCCTGGAGCACGCGCGCAAAACGCTGCTGGCCGGCTTTACCACCGTACGCGACCTGGGCGGCTCCGGCGTGAACACGGCCCTGCGCAATGCCATAGCCCGCGGGCAAGTGGTGGGCCCGCGGGTATTTACTGCCGGCAAAGCCATTTCCGGCACCGGCGGCCACATGGACCCTACCAATGGTTATCGGCAGGATCTGATGGGCGTGCCCGGCCCTGCGGATGGCGTAGCCAACGGCCCCGACGAATGCCGCCAGGCCGTGCGCGAGCAATACAAGCGCGGCTCCGACCTTATTAAAATTGCCTCCACCGGCGGGGTGCTGAGCGTGGCCAAAGATGGCAGCGGCTCCCAGATGACGGAGGAAGAAATAAAAGCCATTGTGCAAACGGCCCACGACCTGGGCCTGAAAGTGGCCTGCCATGCCCACGGGCCGGAGGGCATTAAGCGCGCCATTCGGGCCGGCGTAACCAGCATTGAGCACGGCTCTCTGATGGACGACGAAGGCATTAAGCTGATGAAGAAATACGGCACCTGGTACGTGCCCACCATCACGGCCGGCAAGTCGGTAGCCGACTCCGCTAAAATCCCCAACTACTACCCGCCCCTGGTAACACCCAAGGCACTGGCCATTGGCCCCAAACTGCAGGACACGTTTGGGCGCGCTTACAAGGGCGGGGTTAAAATTGCGTTTGGCACCGATGCTTCCGTGTTCCGGCACGGCGTAAATGCCCTGGAGTTTCAGTATATGGTAGAAGCCGGCATGCCGGCCCGCGAGGCTTTGCAGGCGGCCACCGTGCGGGCGGCGGAGCTGCTGGGGCAGCAGGACCAGCTGGGCACCGTGGAAGCTGGCAAGCTAGCCGACCTGGTAGCCGTGGATGGCGACCCAGAGCAGGATATTAAGGTGATGCAGCAGGTGCGCTTTGTGATGAAGCAGGGCGTGGTGTATAAGCAGGAGTAAAAGAAAAAGAGTAGCCAGGCCTTGGTTAGCGCCGCATTTCTGCCAGCCAGAAGCGCGGCGCTTTGGCGTAGGCCCGGACCCGATTTTTTCATTCGGCAACTTCCCTGGGACTGTCTGGCGTATGGGAGAATACTTTCTATAGCCCAGTTACGCTCTCTTTATGAAATCTACCTTAGTTGATGATCTGGTTAAAAAATTCCTGCAGCACAAGCTCACCCTGGCCCTGGCCGAGAGCTGTACCTGTGGCTGGGCTACGGCGCAGCTGGCTCCGGCGCAGGGCATAAGCGAAGTACTACTGGGCTCGGTAGTTACTTACCACGGCGAGGCCAAGCAGCGCCTACTGGGCGTGAAAAAGAAAACCCTGGATACCTATACCGCCGAAAGCCAGCAGACCACCAACGAAATGGCGCAGGGCCTGCATCAGCAGCTTCCCATGGCTGATGTATGCGTGGCCATTACCGGCCTGTTTGGGCCGGGCGCCTCCGAAACGCCGGATAAGCCCTCGGGCACCATCTTCGTGACTATTTTGCTGGAAGGCCACGCCCAGGAGTATCGGGAGCAGCTAAAGGGCCCCACGGATAAGTTTCGGGACCAGGCAGCCGAGTTCATTTACTCGAAGCTGGATGAGCTGCTGACCCGCCGCCAGGAAGCGCCCAATTCCAAAGTGAACGGCAGCTAAAACGCCCATAGCCCCATTGGGTAACTGCTGATTTTCCGCATTTCGGAGAGCCATATTTTTTTCCGGCGGGCTGCCATTCTTCCGGCAATCCGTCCATATTTGTGGCTCTATGAAATTATCTATACTCCTGGCCTCCGGCCTCACCCTCGCCGCACTGAGCACTGCCACTGCCCAGACCCAGCTCAACTCCCAGCCCCAGCCCACTGCGCCAGCCCAGCCTGGCGCACCGGCCGTGGCAACCCCAGCAACTCCATTGCTTTCCCAGCAACCCTCGCCCTACTCTGGTTCCGTGCTGAGCATGGAAGTGGGCTGGGGCGCGCCGTATGGCGGGCTGGGCTTTTCCTACGGCCACCATGTGTCGCCAAGCCTGGATATAAATGCCGGGCTGGGCATTGGCGTAGGCGGCAAGATTGGAGTGGGCGCGCGCTACTACCTGCGGCCGCAGAGTGAGCTTTCCCCCTACCTGGGCGCCAACCTGGTGCGCAGCGGGCGGCTGGATAACGTGGAGATAGAGCTGAATCAGGAAAAGGCCGTGTATAGCATGGCGCCCAGTGGCGTGCTGCATTTGCGCGGCGGCCTGCGCTGGCAGCCCGGCCGCCTGGGCCTGCTGGGCACGCTGGGCTACGGCGTGCGCTTCACTGGCAACCCCATTACCTATCAGAATGGCTATACGCCCTCTATGGAGCTGCGCAATCTGGTGGAAACCATTAGTCCCGGCGGCGTAGAAATTTCCCTGGGACTGGCCATTAACCTGGGCCCACGGTAAAGCCCTGCGCCCCTACTTCGCTATCCGGGCGCGTCCCAGCATCAGCTTCAGGTGCAGGCGTACTACGTCGCCCATAGAGTCACATCGGTTAAAGCGGGAGCTGTGATGATATTCATTCAGCTCCTGCTTTAGCTGCTCTACCTTTTCGCGGGGGGCCAGCTCGTCCTGGCGCATGCAGTCAATGAGGTTTTTCAGGCGGTAGCGCTCGGCACGGGCACGGCGCAGCATGAGTGTGCGCTCCTCCGTCTGGTACTGCCGAATGGTTTCCGGCGCCAGCAGGCGGGTGCAGAGCTGCACAATGGCGCGGTTATCCTTGAAATACTGGGGCAGGTACATAGTTTTCTTGCCCTCGTAGCTCTGCTGATCAAAGTCGATGGCGCGCACGCGGTACTGCTCGTCCTCGAAATCGGCCGTTACGTCTACCACATAATTATAGGCGCGCATATCGCCCAGCAGGCGGGCAAAGCACCGCTCATTAAACTTCACAAACTCCTTGGCAATGCGCACCTGGTTGAGGTGCGGGCGCTGCAGCCGGTCCCGGATAAAGTCGTCGCCGGGAATGCCGGCAATGTGTTCCTCAATCAGGGTTTCGCCGCACACCAGATAATTGATGCTGTTGGGCGCCAGCACGTGCTCCAGCTCCAGGCCATATACGCGGGAGGCATCGGCCCGCTTCACGTAGAAATAATCATAATTATCATTGAACTGATTCACGATGCGCACCCGGAAGGGCTGGCTGTTGCCGAAGCGGCAATAGTCGATGCGGTCGGCCATCAGGTGCTCGGTAAAGGACAGGTCGCCGCCGGTTTTCAGCAGGGCATATACTTCCGTGAGCCCCCGGGAAAGGTCCTGCAGGGTTTGCGGCTCATAAAACACCGTTTCCCAGAGCGTATCGCGCCCTTTGCGGTCTAACAGCGGATAAGCCCCGCTCATGCGCAGCAGGTCGTGGTAGGCAACGGGCAGATGTGCTTCCCGGTCGTACTCGCGCAGATAGCTGCGCAGCGGGGCGCTGATGCTATACGAAATCTTCTTTTTGGAGATGCTGGTCACGGATGCGGAAAATAACAGTTACAAGGTAGAGTATCAGCCGGTTTATCCAGGCGCTTTCCCTTTGGTCGTCACGGAAAAATACCGAACTTTGGGTTTGTGTGGCCAGCCCGTTGCCCACCCTTTGCGCCTATGAAGAAACTACTTACTACTCTGTTACTGGTCCTGCTCTGCCCGATGCTTTCGCCGGGCTGGGGCTTTTTCGGCCATAAAGTCATTACGCAGATTGCGGTATACTCGCTGCCCAGCGGCATGCAGGGCTTCTATTTCCGCAACCTCAACCGCCTAGTGCAGCTCTCCACCGCCGCCGACCAGCGCCGGGAGATAGATACGCTGGAGGCCAGCCGGCACTTCATCGACATGGACCATTTCGGTGACGACCCGTTCAATACTGTGCCCAAAGCCTGGGACAAGGCCGTAGCCAAATACTCCGCCGATACGTTGCGCAAGTACGGCACCGTGCCATGGACGATTCTGGAAGTTCAGAATAAGCTCACGCAGGCCTTCCGCACCGGCGACACCACCGCCATTCTCAATCTTTCGGCGGATTTGGGCCACTACGTAGCCGATGCCTACGTGCCCCTGCACACCACCGAAAACTACGACGGGCAGCTCTCCAACCAGCAGGGCCTGCACGCGCTGTGGGAAAGCAAGCTCCCCGAGCGTCACATAGGCGAGTACAAGCTTTATGGCAAGGATGGCAAGTACCTGAAAGACCCGCAGCAAGCCATTTGGGACGTGCTGCAGCAGTCATATGGTTTCCTGGGCGCCACCTTTGATCTGGAGGAAAAGGTAGGCCGCTCGTTCACACCTGAGCAGAAATACTCCTTCTCGCACCGCTTCGGCAAAACCCGCCGGGCCTACTCCGATGCCTTTGCTGATGCTTACCATAAGCAGGTAGGCGGCATGGTGATGTTCCGGCTGCAGCTGGCGCCTGCCACCGTGGCCTCTATGTGGCTCACCGCCTGGCAGGATGCCGGCCGCCCCAACCTAGACAAGCTTCTGAAAAAGCCCATCACCAAAGGGGAAAAAGAAAAGCTGGACGAGCAGCTCACGGCCTGGAAGAAAAACCTGCTGGTGCCCAACTCCATGCTGATGGCCCAAGTGAAAGAAAAGCCCGTAGAAGCGCCCGACCAGATTAAACCCGCCGCCGATATGGCGCCCCCACCCGTGGAGGCCGCTATTCCGGTTGCGCTGCCCACTGCTACCCCGGCCGCTCCCGCGGTAGCTCCCGAAAAGGTGAAAGAAAAAACCAAAACCCCGGCTGGCAAGAGCAAACAGAAGACGAAAAAAGCTGCTCCCGCCAACGACGGCTGGAATTAACCGCATTTGAACAGTCTGCCCGGCGGGCAGCGAGTTATAGGCAGTAGCCTGCAGCTCGCTACCCGCCGTTTTTTGTTACTGTATTATGCTATTGAAGCCTGCGTAAGGTACTATCTTGTAAGATGATGCGAGGCTGACACCTGCTTCGGCCCGCACCTTTTTCGGCCTGGCCCTTATTGAGATGGACTACTTTGCCAAGCACCGGGTTGAAGCTTTCAGCGACGGGGTTTTCGCCATCATCGTCACGTTGCTGGTGCTTGAAATTAAGGTACCCCACCTCGTGCATCCCCAGTCGGTGCCGGAGCTGGGGCAGGCCCTGCTGGGGTTGCTACCCAAAGTGCTGAGCTGGATGGCCAGCTTCCTGATGATGTGCGTAATCTGGGTTAACCACCACCGGCTGCTGAGCCAGATTCAGGTGCTGGACCACGTGGTGTTCTGGCTCAATGCCAATTTGATGCTGTGGTGTTCGTTTATACCCTTCCCCACGGCACTGCTGGGCGACTACCTCACCAACCCGATGTCGGCGGCAGTATTTGGGGGCGTAATGGCGGTCATGTCGCTGTCGTTCCTGCTCATTCGCTTCTACGTGCAGAGCCACCCCAGGCTGCTGGCACCAGGCATCGACCTTGTCCTTTTTCGCCGTATTTCGTGGCGCTCATTAGTATTAGGGCCGTTGCTGTACAGCACGGGCGTGGGGCTGGCATTCGTGAGCCTGTGGCTGGCCCTGGCTATTTTCGCCTTAATTCCGTTCTATTTCATTTTCTTTAACACCAAACCCAGTGCTTTTGGGAAGGCAGAGGCCGCGCCGCTGGCTCCGTGAGGGAAGCGGCATTCGTAGGAAACCTATTACTTGGCCACGATGCGGCTTTTTGGATTGGGAAGCTTTATTATTATTTGGCGACGAATTGTGAAAGTGCTGTATTTCTCTTTGATGCTGACGGCCGGCCTGCTGGCTGGCTGCGGAAAATCTCAAAAAGCAACTCCCGCAGAAGCTCCTGCCGCCGCTACTCCCCCACCCGCGCCCGGCCCTGATCTGGTGAGTCTGGCAGATACCAACGTGGCCCGGCTGCTGCCCGCCTACGGCCGCGAATACCCGGCTACCGAGGTTATCATCCGTACCCGCCTGGGCAATATGCGCATCCGGCTCTACGATGATACGCCTATCCACAAAGCCAACTTCCTGCTGCTGGCCCGCAAAGGCGTTTTTGATGAAACCGTATTCAACCGCGTGGTAAAAGGCTTTGCCGTGCAGGGCGGCCGCTCCGACCACCGCACCATCCGCATTGCCGATTATCATCTGCCGCCTGAAATCAGCTCCCGCCACTTTCACAAACGCGGAGCCCTGGGCATGGCCCGCTACGATGATCAGAAGAACCCCGGCAAGCTCTCCTCCAACACCGATTTCT carries:
- a CDS encoding GNAT family N-acetyltransferase, yielding MTSAAPASVTIRPATLEDIPTIIELAEATWEPTYRFIISREQIEYMYRVIYTPVSLQRQIAEEGHTFLLLYADGHPAGYASFSRQPTHEALYKLHKIYLLPSHQGQGLGHHLIQAVEEATSQLGGHTLELNVNRYNPAIAFYERQGFQRHQEVDIPIGPYWMHDYVMRKELR
- a CDS encoding CDGSH iron-sulfur domain-containing protein, with amino-acid sequence MATKITVLSNGSLRVEGEFEIVDAQGKTYGLAGRERVSICRCGLSKNKPFCDGSHKGHFEHNAEAFDLPAPKV
- a CDS encoding acyl-CoA-binding protein translates to MATQEEFEAAAQRAQQLPSKPSNTVLLQLYALYKQATEGDVQGDRPGGFDFKAIAKYDAWANLNGKSQDDARQEYVALVDSLFQGA
- a CDS encoding metal-dependent hydrolase family protein encodes the protein MRRPLLVLAFTAGSLLSSFSAQAQKTYVHCGRLLDMRSQRAQTSMTVVVEKGRIVAVTPGYQSGGATDKVIDLKNKTVLPGLIDCHVHLEGETSKDNFLKEFTENPADVAFASLEHARKTLLAGFTTVRDLGGSGVNTALRNAIARGQVVGPRVFTAGKAISGTGGHMDPTNGYRQDLMGVPGPADGVANGPDECRQAVREQYKRGSDLIKIASTGGVLSVAKDGSGSQMTEEEIKAIVQTAHDLGLKVACHAHGPEGIKRAIRAGVTSIEHGSLMDDEGIKLMKKYGTWYVPTITAGKSVADSAKIPNYYPPLVTPKALAIGPKLQDTFGRAYKGGVKIAFGTDASVFRHGVNALEFQYMVEAGMPAREALQAATVRAAELLGQQDQLGTVEAGKLADLVAVDGDPEQDIKVMQQVRFVMKQGVVYKQE
- a CDS encoding CinA family protein; protein product: MKSTLVDDLVKKFLQHKLTLALAESCTCGWATAQLAPAQGISEVLLGSVVTYHGEAKQRLLGVKKKTLDTYTAESQQTTNEMAQGLHQQLPMADVCVAITGLFGPGASETPDKPSGTIFVTILLEGHAQEYREQLKGPTDKFRDQAAEFIYSKLDELLTRRQEAPNSKVNGS
- a CDS encoding zinc dependent phospholipase C family protein, producing the protein MKKLLTTLLLVLLCPMLSPGWGFFGHKVITQIAVYSLPSGMQGFYFRNLNRLVQLSTAADQRREIDTLEASRHFIDMDHFGDDPFNTVPKAWDKAVAKYSADTLRKYGTVPWTILEVQNKLTQAFRTGDTTAILNLSADLGHYVADAYVPLHTTENYDGQLSNQQGLHALWESKLPERHIGEYKLYGKDGKYLKDPQQAIWDVLQQSYGFLGATFDLEEKVGRSFTPEQKYSFSHRFGKTRRAYSDAFADAYHKQVGGMVMFRLQLAPATVASMWLTAWQDAGRPNLDKLLKKPITKGEKEKLDEQLTAWKKNLLVPNSMLMAQVKEKPVEAPDQIKPAADMAPPPVEAAIPVALPTATPAAPAVAPEKVKEKTKTPAGKSKQKTKKAAPANDGWN
- a CDS encoding TMEM175 family protein, giving the protein MDYFAKHRVEAFSDGVFAIIVTLLVLEIKVPHLVHPQSVPELGQALLGLLPKVLSWMASFLMMCVIWVNHHRLLSQIQVLDHVVFWLNANLMLWCSFIPFPTALLGDYLTNPMSAAVFGGVMAVMSLSFLLIRFYVQSHPRLLAPGIDLVLFRRISWRSLVLGPLLYSTGVGLAFVSLWLALAIFALIPFYFIFFNTKPSAFGKAEAAPLAP
- a CDS encoding peptidylprolyl isomerase, yielding MKVLYFSLMLTAGLLAGCGKSQKATPAEAPAAATPPPAPGPDLVSLADTNVARLLPAYGREYPATEVIIRTRLGNMRIRLYDDTPIHKANFLLLARKGVFDETVFNRVVKGFAVQGGRSDHRTIRIADYHLPPEISSRHFHKRGALGMARYDDQKNPGKLSSNTDFYLVQGEKLTPYQAQAMAGRKLTPEQLRTYETTGGVPSLDGQYTVFGEVVEGLDVIDKIAAEPVDNTMWPRQDVDIKMEVVDGNK